The window GCTTCGTTTATGCCGTATCGACCGCCGATCTCTATATTCGCGGCGGCATGGCCAAGCGTGTTCTGGTGATCGGTTCGGAAACATTCTCGCGCATTCTCGACTGGAAGGACCGCACCACCTGCGTTCTGTTCGGTGACGGCGCCGGCGCGCTTGTGCTTGAAGCCGGTGAAGGCGAGGGCACCTCTGACGATCGCGGTATTCTCACCGCGCAGCTGCGCTCCGATGGTTCGCACAAGGAAAAGCTCTATGTTGACGGCGGACCTTCCACGACAGGTACGGTCGGTCATCTGCGCATGGAAGGCCGGGAAGTATTCAAACACGCCGTCGGCATGATCACCGACGTCATCGAGCAGGCCTTCGAGGCGACGGGCACGACGTCCGACGATCTCGACTGGCTCGTTCCGCATCAGGCGAACAAGCGCATCATCGACGGTTCCGCGAAGAAGCTCAACATCGACCCGGAAAAGGTCGTCATCACCGTCGATCAGCACGGCAATACCTCGGCGGCGTCCATTCCGCTGGCGCTGGCCGTTGCAGCCGGTGACGGACGCATCAAGAAGGGCGATCTGGTCATGCTGGAAGCCATGGGCGGCGGCTTTACCTGGGGCGCAGTGCTGCTGCGTTGGTAAGGCGCAATTTGCGCGTTTGCCGGGGTGATGGCGCGAAATCGGTTGTAATTTTCGCGCTCATGCCCCGATCAGATGCGCTGGAGCGGCCCGAGCCTGTGTCAAAACCGTATCAGTCGCTCTAAGCCCTTGCACTGATTGCCGAAAGCCTCAAATGAATCTGGAACAATCGCTTGACCGGTCGCCACAAGGGAAATAATCTCGGCGGCTCCTAGAGAAAAATTCAGACACGGTTTGTGGGGAAAAATGGCCGGGAAGACAGTGACACGCGCAGATCTTGCAGAATCTGTGTTTCGTAAAGTCGGGCTGTCCCGCACCGAATCCGCCGAACTGGTCGAAACGATCATCGACGAAATTTGCAACGCGATCACCCGTGGCGAGGTCGTCAAGCTGTCGTCCTTCGCGACATTCCAAATCAGGGAAAAGAACGAGCGCATCGGCCGCAACCCGAAAACGGGTGAGGAAGTTCCGATTTCACCGCGCCGCGTCATGACCTTCAAGGCATCGAACGTGCTGAAACAGCGAATCCTCAAGGCGCATACGGCCCGCAAGGCAAAACAGAAGGGCCAGAAGGCTGGCTCCTGAGCCGGCTGTCCCAAAGCCTTTTTTGCCCCCTGGCAGGCCTTTTCGCCATTCTTCCTGTGAACATACTTGAATTTCACCGTGCAAGCCGTTGAAATCCGGTCGACTCGCATCATAATCAATTTTACTAAATGGCATCTTGCCGCTTCGGGCATCGATGCGGGGATCGCTTGAGGTCTTCGCGATTTGTGATGCACGGATCGGCGGTTGAGAAGCGTTCTTGTTCAGTGCCCGGCTTTATGCAAGGCGCTCCGGGTCCGGATGGGAGTGGAAATTTGGACAAAAGCCCCGACGCGTTTCGGACGATCAGTGAAGTGG is drawn from Agrobacterium tumefaciens and contains these coding sequences:
- a CDS encoding ketoacyl-ACP synthase III, with protein sequence MIRSIVRGFGAALPKRVMTNSEIEGVVETSDEWIVQRTGIRQRYIAGEGETTASLGEAAARAALDNAGLTPDDIDLIILATSTPDNTFPATAVNIQNRLGMTHGFAFDMQAVCSGFVYAVSTADLYIRGGMAKRVLVIGSETFSRILDWKDRTTCVLFGDGAGALVLEAGEGEGTSDDRGILTAQLRSDGSHKEKLYVDGGPSTTGTVGHLRMEGREVFKHAVGMITDVIEQAFEATGTTSDDLDWLVPHQANKRIIDGSAKKLNIDPEKVVITVDQHGNTSAASIPLALAVAAGDGRIKKGDLVMLEAMGGGFTWGAVLLRW
- a CDS encoding integration host factor subunit alpha is translated as MAGKTVTRADLAESVFRKVGLSRTESAELVETIIDEICNAITRGEVVKLSSFATFQIREKNERIGRNPKTGEEVPISPRRVMTFKASNVLKQRILKAHTARKAKQKGQKAGS